The Desulfocurvus vexinensis DSM 17965 genome contains the following window.
GATGCGGTCCACGTCGTCGCCGCGCGCGGTGAGCATGATCACCGGCAGGGGCGAGGCCTCGCGGATGCGGTGCAGCACCTCGAAGCCGTTGGCCCCGGGCAGCATCACGTCGAGAATCGCCAGGGCGTAGCGGCCCGACAGGGCCTCGGTGAGCCCCGTGGCCCCGTCGTGCACGGCGCGGACCACGAACCCCTCCGGCCCCAGGTATTCCGCCAGAAGTCCGCACAGTTCCTCGTCGTCGTCCACCACGAGAATCAGCTTGTCGTCCATGCCGTCTGGTTCCTCCGGTCTGATTCCTAGCCCATGTCGGGGAGTTTGGGAACACGACGGGGCTTTGCTGCGCGTAAAGAAATATTAAGGAACATTTTGCCTCTTTATAAAAGATAACGTGCGCTGACATTGCGAAGGTATTCTTGACCGTGCTGAACGGTAATGAGCCGACTGCGCATTGTTTCGGTTAAGGTGTCTGAATAGATTCCAGTCATAAAAAAATTCCAGGCGCCATGGATGAACGCACGGATGCCGCTCGTATAACGAATCACAATGCGAGCGGGCCGGGCGAAAGCCAGCCTGGAAGGCGAGTTCGGATCTTGAGGGGAGTCAAACCGAATGCAGCTCGACTGGAGTCACGATGCGCGGTTCATGCAGCACTTTCGTCGATGTGGATTCCTGCATCTGCGGAAACAACCAGACCTGGAGAGATTTTGTTGAGAAGTATGCCGGGGTCGTCCATGCGGCAGTGCGCAAGGTGATCCAGGCCAAGGTGTTCAGGGCGAGCCAGGATGACATCCAGGAGGTGGCGCAGAACGTCTTCGTGCGGCTGGTGAAGAAGGACTTCAACCTGCTGCGGCGCTACGACCCCACGCGCTGCTCCATGGCGACCTACCTGACCATCATCGCCAGGAGCACGGCGCTGGACTACCTGCGCTACGGGTTCTTCAACTCCATCCCGCTGGACGATTTCGACCGCGACGCGCGGGTGGAGGCCTTCGAGCCCGACGACTCGCTGGACCTGCCCGAGGGCGTGCTCACCGAGCGGCAGACGACCATCCTGCGCCTGCTCTTTTACAAGGACTACGACGTGTCCATGGCGGCGGAGGCCCTGGGCGTGAAGGCCCAGACGGTACGATCCATCAAGCACCAGGCCCTGGCCAGGCTGCGCGAGCATTACGAGCAGGCCCGGGCCTCGTAGGGACCAGGTTGGGGAGACGACAATGGCCGGACAAGTAATCTGGGGAGATTTCGAAAGCGCCCTGGGGCGGAGGGAAACCGCGCTGCTGAACAAGAGCGGGGAGGCCTTCGGGGAGCGGTGTCCGGGAACGCTTGAACTGGGCGGCTACCTGGACGGCACCGTGCGCGGCGCCGCCAAGGACGCCGTGGAGGAGCATCTGGTGGAGTGCCCGCTGTGCCGCCGGCTGGTGGTGGAACTCTACCTGCTGCTCAAGGACCGCCGCCAGCCGCCGCCCGAGGGGCTCAAGAATTTCGCCAGGGGCCTGGTGCCTGGCGGAGCGGACCTCGCCGGGGTGTAGGGAGACGCCCCGCAGCGGCCAGCGAACGCAC
Protein-coding sequences here:
- a CDS encoding RNA polymerase sigma factor codes for the protein MRGSCSTFVDVDSCICGNNQTWRDFVEKYAGVVHAAVRKVIQAKVFRASQDDIQEVAQNVFVRLVKKDFNLLRRYDPTRCSMATYLTIIARSTALDYLRYGFFNSIPLDDFDRDARVEAFEPDDSLDLPEGVLTERQTTILRLLFYKDYDVSMAAEALGVKAQTVRSIKHQALARLREHYEQARAS
- a CDS encoding zf-HC2 domain-containing protein, producing the protein MAGQVIWGDFESALGRRETALLNKSGEAFGERCPGTLELGGYLDGTVRGAAKDAVEEHLVECPLCRRLVVELYLLLKDRRQPPPEGLKNFARGLVPGGADLAGV